TGATGAGGTAAGGTAGTTTGGTAGCGCTACGACCACTCGCTAACGATCGGGTTTCGTTGGCTGTCACCGTCTGAAAGAGAAACCCTTTCCTCCACCCACTATGCCTCTCCATTTACCCACCAACCCTCCCAATATTTTCCTGACACGCCCACACATATATAAGATACACAGACACACCTATATATAAAAGGCAGTTTTTTTATTTCGTATTTAGATTCGGTTGGTCTAGAGATAACAGAGGACGACGAAGAGAACCCATCCCTGTGACTGTAAGTGCTTTCCCAGTGTTTctctttcgttctttctttGAAATTCAGTGTCATCTGGGTTTGTACCTTGTTTCTTTGTTTGTGATTTGGAGATCTATGTGATTGATTGCTTCCTGAAATAAGGTTGATTGATTGCTTCCTGAAATAAGGTTGTGGAGAAACACTATTTAGATCTAGATTCGAGATGATAGGTTGAGTTTCTGTGTGTGATTTGGAGATATATGTGAGCTTTCGTTTCTGTTTAGAAGCCATTGTCATTTCATTAGAGACACTTCTGATGTCTATCTGTGTCTAAAACTTCCTCTTATTCATCAGATATTCTCTGCTAAGAAGATGAGAGGAGGGGGTTTGTGGCAACTTGGGCAATCATTAACACGTCATCTTGCTCAGGCTGATAAGAAGACTGTTGCTCGTCGATACCTTTCTGCAGAAGCAGAACTAAAAAAGACAGTTCTTCATGACTTCCATGTTGCTAATGGCGGGAAGATGGTGCCCTTTGCTGGGTGGAGCATGCCCATTCAATACAAGGACTCAATCATGGATTCTACTCTGAATTGTAGGCAGAATGGTAGCCTTTTTGATGTCTCCCATATGTGTGGGCTGAGCCTCAAGGGAAAGGATTGCATACCTTTCCTTGAAAAGCTTGTCATTGCTGATGTTGCTGCTCTTGCCCCTGGAACCGGGACGCTAACTGTCTTTACAAATGAGAAGGGAGGAGCAATTGATGATTCAGTGATAACCAAGGTGAAGGATGATCACATATACCTGGTCGTCAATGCAGGGTGTAGGGATAAGGATCTGGCTCACATTGAGGAGCATATGAAGGCATTCAAGGCCAAAGGTGGGGATGTCTCATGGCACATCCATGATGAGAGGTCACTTCTAGCTCTCCAGGTCAATCCTAGATTTCCCTTTCGATGTTTTCCCATGTCTAAGTTTTTCCTCggattaattattttcttacctTGGAATATGCATGTCAGCTGCTGAAATTTTAATGCTTTTTATATAGGTCCCAGAAAAATGCAAAgacttgttctttattttattttttttgtatacaCTGAAGTTCTTTAGGCTACGCAGGTTGAGCTCTTGGCTAGAATTGTACCACCATGTACATTTGTAACTTCAcaatggaaggcccaagctGTATGGCCTGtactccaaaatgactattcaattatacaattggagtcccatAAGAACTATATAAAGAGGAAGAAATTTTCATTCCCAAATAATAtgagatcccatacaccacctacttttattcttattatatgGGATATCACAGTCTCCCCCCTTGAATTCCTGACGTCCTCGTTAGGCCAGTCCATTGTAGGTGGTACAGCTTAaatcccacatttctggttagAATAGACCCTAATACTATTTATAACGTCTCAATGGAAGGTCTAAGCCACatagcctatactccaaaaagactagtcaattaTATAATTGGAGTCACATTataaccttataaagagcaaaaccttctccttcccaagcaatatgAGATTCCATATACTACATACCCTTATTTTTAtctatccttatcatatggagtGTCACAACATTGTTCTTACTTTATGCTTTGTGCCTGCAATACACGAGTTTTTCCTTTGTTCCTTCCTTTTCAAGAAAGTTTTTTAATTACACTAACTCAGAGATAATAGACTAGATGTTCAATTAAAACTTTGATTATATTTCTGTGTAAGTCATTCAAACCGTATTGCATTGATTGTTGGAAATAAATGTGCTAATACTTGCACTATGACGAAAAGATAATGCTGCTTTAGCTAGTTTAGTATACCATTAAATGACATGCATAATTTACAAATAGTTTTCCTTGTTTTTTCTGGTGCAGGGTCCATTGGCTGGCCCAGTTCTTCAGCACCTGACAAAAGAAGACTTGAGCAAGGTATACTTTGGGCAGTTCCATATGTTGGATATCAATGGAGTGCACTGCTTTCTAACTAGGACAGGGTAtgtttctcttttatttctttttctctagTCCAAAATTAGGAAAATTTCACTTTTCATGGTGAGAGTCTAAATGCTAAGTCCTTTCTGAATTTTTAGTCGGTGGACAGTTCAGTCTTACATCAACTTAATTATAAGGCCTGTGTGCATTTTCTGTTCACTGAGAACAGGAGGGAAGTATGATTAACTTTTCCTGTCTCCATTCGTTAGACATTACAACAAAGCAGTGTTAAATCCAAGCTTTAAAGGAACTTATATTCATAGAAGTGGATTTATTATGACGTTTTCTGTCTTATTACAACACAAAAaccgataaaaaaaagaaaaaaagaaaaaaagaatccaAGCTTATCAATAACACAGGGGTGTATCCAACGCTCGGattcccacccccccccccccccccccccaaaaaaaattataaaggaagaaaaaaagaagtgcTGCTTGATGGTTGATTAGCCTTTCCTCTTCTCGGAGATTTTCAGGTATACTGGtgaagatggttttgaaatCTCTGTTCCGTCAGAGCATGCGGTGGATCTTGCCAAAGCAATCTTGGAGAAATCAGAAGGGAAGGTAAGGTTGACCGGTCTGGGAGCTAGAGACAGTCTCCGACTTGAAGCTGGGCTCTGTTTATATGGTAACGATATGGAACAACATGTAACTCCTGTTGAGGCAGGACTCACATGGGCCAtaggaaagagaagaagagctGAAGGTGGTTTTCTAGGTGCCGAGGTGATACTTAAGCAACTTGAAGAGGGTCCATCAGTCAGGCGTGTTGGGTTTTTCTCTTCAGGGCCACCTCCCAGAAGCCACAGTGAGATTCAGGATGATAAAGGAAAGGGCATTGGGGAAGTCACCAGTGGAGGATTTAGCCCCTGCCTTAAGAAGAATATAGCAATGGGGTATGTGATATCTGGGTCACACAAGGCAGGCACCAAAGTTAAGATTGTAATTCGAGGAAAGTCCTATGATGGGGTTGTCACAAAAATGCCATTTGTACCAACAAAATACTACAAGCCATCCTAATTCATCTGTGGTATGTCAACTTCAGAATTTTCTGATCCATTCCTTTCCGACATCTTTTTGATACTTGATAAACTAGACTTATTGTCTATTCCAACTTCCAATTACTATCGGCACGAAGTACGATGTGGAATGTCATATTATGTATTGTTCATTTCATTATGAAGTCCATACTTGCTAGAATGATTTGCAGGCCATACGTAGTGAACCCTTTAATTACTGAAGACAGGGCTCTTCCAACAAGAATTATGTCATAAagttaaaaacaagaaaaatgatagactACCTACTCTTTTACAATTTGTTTACAACTTtagattaaagaaatatattttttaaattttaatttgacttttgtttgatttgatttgattgatttaaatattaaaagaatattatattattaagagTAGTAAATGGATGGTGAACCGGTTGTAAGGGTATCACTTCTCTAAAAACAATCGTAACTAGAGATAGAAGATATAGCATTCCCACTGGTTTACCATCAGTTTACTACttaattaccaataaaaaatacatttcagaattataaaatgatttttatggtACCGTTTGGTCtttctttctattatttttttttattatatattagttaagtTGTGAAAGGATTGTACGCCAATTGGTGGAGTGTCATTATTCTTTGGTGGAGGAATATTAGatgcagtcggcaaatgcaaGGGGGATGCAAACGATtgtattgaataaaaaaaagttataaaaataattttttttttatataggtcctatattaattcactttttttaaagtgactgtacaccgcttgcacaaccacgactgtaaatattatttctctctttggTGAAACGATATGCGCGGTTTCGTGGACATGGACGTGGGCAAAAAGATACAGCTTGTGACTCTGGTAAAACGATACGGCGGTGGCAAATATTGGGTATCGGTTAATAACCGGTTCGAACCGATTAAATTCGGAACAGTTTTGAAAATATCCGATTCCCACCCGCACTTTAACCCCCCAATACGGCGTAAAACCATATTCAGGACAAATCAGACGCATTTAAACGGAAATTGTCATGACAAGATTTTGTCCTAATTTGTGTCATTTTAAACGGCAAGAAAATAATCGTCGTaatatttcaattaaaatattttcttgatttgATATGTGAATGAGGAATGAATGGTACCACGTACGTTGTATAGTAATTATTGCTTGGGTGTTGACCATGCCGATAGAGGATCATTTTCATTGAAAATATCAGAATATATATACGAGTCTACGACGATCACGACAATCGTACAGAGTTTTCAATTGAGCTGACTTTCGATTCCAGGGCCAATTCCAGCTATTACTTTCAAGACAAAACAACACCTAAAAAAAAGTCTAACACGGTCGTCCAATATAAGATTCTAAGCCATATTCAGTATTCACCTAATCGATATATAAATTTCTTTGTTCAATTCAAGAACTAGTCTCTGAATGATCAACCGCGTTCGTCGATGTCATGTTAGTGTTGCCCGTAACTTGACTATTCAACAACTTATAAAGGGTTGAATTCAAGAATATATTTTATACGCAGGAAACTAAGAAAATTGCATTCTTTTTGCACTAGTAGCTATTTTACAAAGATTTTGTTGTAAGAATATTGTTTTAGGACGAGTGGAACTTAAGAactttgataccatgttaaattaatatgataatattatgCATGGAATCCTAACTAAAAAAGCTTGCTAGCGAATTCATCCATGGCAGTTCCATCATTACGGAAAGAAGCTGACTTTCTTGCTAGATCTCTGAGCTGTGACAAGCTTCTTCCCAGTTGCAGAGTCACCTTCGTTTCAAACAACTCTCCGTTTTCTCTTCTCTCCAAGTATTTTTCCTCAAGTGCGGCTTCGATTGTTTCTTTCAATAGCCGGAAAAAGCTACCGGCGTTTCTATACATCTCAAACACCATCCCAACTTGCCCACCATGCTGGATAGTATTGACAATGGTAGCTAGCGCCCCAGCATTCAACGCTACTACTGCAGCCCATGCCACATTACCAACGCAAGCCGAGCCGACGGCCGCAATGCCTGTGAGTAATGGACCTGAGATGGCCAAGATCTTGTTGATCTTCAACACCAGGTTTCCCAGCCTTTCATAGTCCTCACTGTCCTTACTCTCCACCACCTCCATGATCTCTCGCATTTCTGCTTCAAGTTCCTCACTCCACCCATTTGTCTCTAGCTGTTTCCCTTCATGTGATTCgtttcccttttggatgatcaGTTGATGGGAAGGCCACCAAGCAGTTGGCTCAAACTTTGCAGGGAATTTGTCAAGCATTGCTCCTAGCAATGGAAGTGGGTAGGCTTTGTCAAGGGCCAAAACCCTTTCCATCACGTCCTCCACATCTTCTTGAGTTGGAGTCCCAAGAGCGAGCATAGTTTGGATTTGGCTCCGGAGCTGCTTGAAGAATCTTGTAGCATTGCGTTGTTCCTCTGCAAGCTGTGAAGGCTGAATCTTGTTCATCACAAGCAACATCCCCGAGGCTGCAGCATACAAGAGAGTGGCCGACAATTTCAGAGCCAAAAGGGGCATTCCGGAGCCACCAATCGCTGCAGCACCAACCATGGCTGCGGCAGTAAGGGTTATCATGTTGATGGAGTTCAGAAGAAGGGTGTTCCAGTTGTCACGCTGCTGTCCAACGTTGGTATGCATTTCCACTCTGTCAGCCACGGCCTCTAAGATGGCATAGATCAGTTGGGTGGCGGCCAAAGTGTTGGAGTTGCGTGATTCAACATCATTGGCAGTCGGTGTGGAAGTGAGgacgttgatgttttcttttggGACCCTGTTTGTGCACACGGCGACCCTTGTGTTCATTTCGTCAACCAGCTTTCTCGTTGCTATTTTGGGAACCGAGAAACGAACTTTTGGAAGCTTTGAGGCGTGAATAGCAGCATTAAGTTTCATGGAACAACAATATGAAgaccaagaagaagaagaagaagatgatgatgaaggtAATAGCAAAGTTGAAGCCTTTAAGGAAGCCATTGGATTGAGCAGGGTTTTCTCTCAGGTTTTTCGAAGCAGGTTGAGAATGCCGGTGTATAGAGGCTCTCTGAGTCCTATTTATGCTCTCCAAAACGATAGATGTACGTAAAGAAAGGGTCAGATCATACagcaaaaaaatagaaaaaaataaaaattaaataaatacagaTGGACTGACTAGGTGACTGGACTCAGCCCTATTGGCTGACCAACCTGACCGATTCCCTTTCCATAAATTTTCCTACCTCGTGTTTGGTCTTTCATGCGACGTGGTAAAACCTGCATTAACctaatacaaatacaaattttCGTTAAGTACTACAAACCAGGTCATGCATGCTgggtttatttcttttattttgttgcgTGTCATgcaatgtgtgtatatatatatagttagatAGAAGGTCAATATCTCCCAAGTCCAAAGCATTATGACTCTTTCGCACCTACGTACAACTCAACCACtctttcttatatattatagcTAAATTCTAGATGTGGCAATGTATTGGATTAACCAGAAATTTGATACGATATGATCAATAAGCATATTTGAATTTGATAGATCAAAACGGATTTACTCGATAAAACACAATCAATAAACACGTCTATTGTGGATCAACCCACAAAATTATAACTTGTATAACacgaataaattatattttcagattttataaaTGATTAGATTTATATGtcttaatatataatttcattttatgaaaatattgattttcttatatcactcataattgtttattttttattttttattatttttcttatcaaatatgtaatatatgaataataagtataaaatctcaattagtttaggaagaataaaaacaaaaaatttaaaaataatttaaaaaagtaaaaataaatgtggtgtCATGTAGGGATGATAATCAATaacaaagttcaaaaaataaatataagaatcaACTTAACCCATTTATATACAAAACAGGTAACAAGttaattcaataaaatttaattactaaacaGGTTACGCTTTTTAGATCGAGTCACTTGTTATTTATATAGGTCGTGTTATAATTTTAGGACTtaactcatttaattaaataggtcATGTTTAGGTTGACTCATATAGTTTAATGCTCAGGACTTGACACGATATATATGAACATGTACTCGCGAACACAAATTGCCATACCTACTAAAATCAGAATATTGTTATGATCATCAAATATACGACATACGTACTGGCCTGGATATGGATCATATCGAGAAATAGTACTCTAACAGGAGGCAGAAAAATCAAACTTAAAGAAGTGTCATAAAAAACTATATAGCTTAACGTGCTGGGACTATCTTCGTAGTTCCATGAGGTTTGCCCTTGGGACAAAATGTtatcaagttaaaaaaaatttaacttttgtcACCTTCTTAATTGAATGGTTTGGTTCTTAATAATTCATATCAGCTAAAAAAGCAATACGgtctgaaaagaaaatgaaattaattaaaaattaaactagAACTAAAAAATATGAAAGGAAGTTTATGGGTGGCTGCATCAACCCTTTCTGAATATATATGGTGTGAAATTATtacttgttttaaaattttaaaataataaaaaatgacaaattaagCTCAATATgtgtaatatttaattaaatagaataaaGTACACGTAGATTCCGGACTTAAAATCAAGACTCTTATGATATTATGTGAAATCATCAATTATCTCAAAAgattaaagtaaaagaaaatgacaGATTTAATCTATTATATTTGTATCAACAAGAACACAATCATCTCATAGGGGAAGGGATCCGTTAATCTttctaaaggaaaaaaaatgagaccTCGTAATTTCTAATGGTTCCAAttgattactttttattttttttacttataaaaaatggtacattttaattttattaaaatttaaaatttaaattaatgaacCGAAGCCACACATATTGCCTTTGTTCGTGATGTGCCCAAGTCCTGATTATATTTCTCTGTTTTCCGGTCAAATGTGGATTTAACATCCTGAttttactcctttttttttttcccatttcctCGCAGAGCCATATTTCTTTCTGTAACATTTGAACTACTCAAAAGCATGTGATAACTTATACATATTTCCATTACAATCTACCATTTCTGCTCCCGTGGCAGTCTTCTTTCCACAGATTTTTGAGAGAACATGAGCTGTGTACGTAATTCACTGTCTGCAGTCTGTAGCTTTAGTTTGAAGTCTTTGTGTGGACTGCAACACTTGGCCTGGTTGCTGTCCTCCTTAGTTCAATAGCGAAACCAGAATGGGGTCCTTTTCACTGAAAAGTGTATTGCTATTGAGTGTGGTGAGCAGCGTCAAGCCCAGGAAGACCAGAACAGAGAGAGTTATGCGACCTTTCACCTCTTTTGCGTACTCCACAGAGGCTAGAGCAAGAAAAGTCAACGCGAATGAATTATAAGCCCACCATGCAACGTTGAATCTCCTCAAGGATTTCTTGAAAAGGGCTGGGCTTCAAGCCTGTACACGAACAAATGAGAGATGATTAGTGTAAGAATAATAAAGTACAGAATAGAcaatagtaaaaataataatttttttatttttattttttaagagttGGTAGCCATATATCTAATAGTTATTCCattttaagtttattaaaaaattctcaCTTGTGGTTGAGGAAAATCGTAGTTATAGAACCAGCCTCTAAGAGTTAAcagatacaaaaataaaaagactccCCCAATGCAACCCAaacaactaaagaaaaaaaccacaaaCCAACCTAAACAAGCTTAtaaaaaacaacataaaaaacCAACAGGCCTAAGAAGGAACTAAACAAGCCTAAAAAACCAGcacacaaccaaccaaaaaatCAAGTACTAACCCAGTTAAATACGAAAAGAAGGAAGGCCCAGAGAATCAATCCGGACGATGGCTTTTAAAAGCCGAGGACTTCTTTGAATGCTATCATAAATTTCCGTCCTCCCCCTTTCTCCTTCATGTGCTAAAAAATCCACCCAAAATTTGCTTCTTGGAATTAGTGTTCAACCATGTAATTCATTCTCCTCAATTCCTCACATAAATCGTCTCAAAAATCTCAGAGATACCACAACATACACATCCCTTTACGAATCGAGTCGATGACAATTTTAGAGTCGCTTTcgataataatattattcatatgaaGCCGTTTACAAAGCTGAATACATTCCACAATGGCCTTTAATTCCGCACTATTATTAGTGCCATGTCTGTAATGAGTAGAGAAAGCCCCTTTTACGAAGCCATGACTATCTCTTATTATGCTACCACCTCCTGTATTGTCGGGATTCCCTCGACAACTCTCATCGCAATTAAGCTTAAACCATCCCTCGGGGGGCTTAGACCAATTTACTATTTTTCCTGGtttataaacaatgttataacaTTGTAACTGAAAATTCTCAAAAAATAGCTCTATCATGTTCCGAGAATTTTTAGACTGAGCAAAGATTATCACCCGGCAATTTATTCCATACATGAATAGCTTGCCAAACTTGATCAGCATTTTCAGACTTCCCCTCCATTCTCACTTTACATCTTCTCTTCCAAAGGCACCACATAATTAAATAAGGAATTAAACCAATCAACGTTCCCTTGATGGAAGACTTCTTGGCATAATTAAACCAATGCAAAACTCTGATTTTCCAATACCAATGATGTGTCAAAGGGACCCCCATTTCTGTGCTAGCAAACAACCAAACTTGAACTACAACCTCACCCCAGGAGAAAATATGGTCGATACTTTCCGTTTGACGTCTCGAGCAACAATCACAAGCGAAAGCTAACAGCCCATAACTCGAGAATAACTGCCCTTTAATCCAAGTCGCCTCCCAAGCTGTAGAAGCAGAAAAATTACCATAAGGAGAAGGCTTCCAGACAATTATATCCA
This genomic interval from Carya illinoinensis cultivar Pawnee chromosome 10, C.illinoinensisPawnee_v1, whole genome shotgun sequence contains the following:
- the LOC122280154 gene encoding probable F-box protein At4g22030, whose product is MASLKASTLLLPSSSSSSSSSWSSYCCSMKLNAAIHASKLPKVRFSVPKIATRKLVDEMNTRVAVCTNRVPKENINVLTSTPTANDVESRNSNTLAATQLIYAILEAVADRVEMHTNVGQQRDNWNTLLLNSINMITLTAAAMVGAAAIGGSGMPLLALKLSATLLYAAASGMLLVMNKIQPSQLAEEQRNATRFFKQLRSQIQTMLALGTPTQEDVEDVMERVLALDKAYPLPLLGAMLDKFPAKFEPTAWWPSHQLIIQKGNESHEGKQLETNGWSEELEAEMREIMEVVESKDSEDYERLGNLVLKINKILAISGPLLTGIAAVGSACVGNVAWAAVVALNAGALATIVNTIQHGGQVGMVFEMYRNAGSFFRLLKETIEAALEEKYLERRENGELFETKVTLQLGRSLSQLRDLARKSASFRNDGTAMDEFASKLF
- the LOC122279688 gene encoding aminomethyltransferase, mitochondrial-like, producing MRGGGLWQLGQSLTRHLAQADKKTVARRYLSAEAELKKTVLHDFHVANGGKMVPFAGWSMPIQYKDSIMDSTLNCRQNGSLFDVSHMCGLSLKGKDCIPFLEKLVIADVAALAPGTGTLTVFTNEKGGAIDDSVITKVKDDHIYLVVNAGCRDKDLAHIEEHMKAFKAKGGDVSWHIHDERSLLALQGPLAGPVLQHLTKEDLSKVYFGQFHMLDINGVHCFLTRTGYTGEDGFEISVPSEHAVDLAKAILEKSEGKVRLTGLGARDSLRLEAGLCLYGNDMEQHVTPVEAGLTWAIGKRRRAEGGFLGAEVILKQLEEGPSVRRVGFFSSGPPPRSHSEIQDDKGKGIGEVTSGGFSPCLKKNIAMGYVISGSHKAGTKVKIVIRGKSYDGVVTKMPFVPTKYYKPS